One stretch of Deltaproteobacteria bacterium DNA includes these proteins:
- a CDS encoding type I secretion system permease/ATPase, translated as MSEDKMIESVVEEWGIGKETDGHADPLLDCLVQISKIHARPSTRTGLSSGLPLVNNRLTVGLFARAAARADLSTRIVGKPLAEILSIQLPAVLLLHERQACVLIDVIDGGNRFKVLLPETGMGEKVVAKEELEKIYTGYAIFVNPKYRVGNKSLDDAGAGKTTHWFWGTIWESWRVYRDVLLAAFLINVLGLVGIFYVLNVYDRVIPNSAYETLWVLSVGVTIVYIFSVVMRGLRSHFIDEAGKKTNLKLSSMLLQKVLDLKMEARPQSIGSFTNNLQEFESIRDFITSFSITALIDIPFMLLGLLVVWYIGSILVLPFSVAIVCLLAYAYFVQKPLQDAVERSVKASAQKNAILVEGVAGLETIKMLGAESQIQRAWEEAVSFIAKWSSRSRFLSSSVQDVAFFIQSTVVVVVVIGGVYMISDARLTQGGLIALVILSRQVLAPMAQVVNLATRYHRCKEALRTLDDIMKLPVERPDGKNFVLRSHFDGAIGVKSLSFAYPNQLNKVLNNISLQINAGEKVGIIGPVGSGKTTLGKLLLGLFEPTNGMVTMDGTDIRQIDPAELRHFIGYVPQDIVLFKGTVRDNVTMGTHDIDDQTVLRAAELTGVYNFVKNHPLGFDMEVQEFGRGLSGGQRQCVVLARALLMDPPILVLDEPTSNMDNRSEIRLKNNLSKIIKNKTLILITHRASLLEMVDRLIVIDNGTIVADGPKSFVIEAMKKGQLNI; from the coding sequence ATGTCCGAAGATAAAATGATTGAATCCGTCGTGGAAGAATGGGGCATTGGCAAAGAAACGGATGGTCATGCCGATCCATTACTCGACTGCCTTGTGCAGATCAGTAAAATTCATGCCCGGCCATCCACCAGAACGGGCCTCAGTTCAGGCTTGCCCCTGGTCAACAACAGGCTGACCGTGGGATTGTTCGCCAGGGCGGCTGCACGGGCGGATTTATCAACACGCATTGTGGGCAAACCCCTTGCGGAAATTTTGTCCATCCAGTTGCCTGCGGTTTTGCTGCTCCATGAAAGGCAGGCCTGTGTCCTGATCGACGTCATCGATGGCGGCAACCGGTTTAAAGTCCTTTTGCCCGAAACGGGTATGGGCGAGAAGGTGGTCGCCAAGGAAGAACTGGAGAAAATCTATACGGGTTACGCCATCTTTGTCAACCCCAAGTACCGCGTGGGGAACAAATCTCTGGACGATGCCGGTGCAGGCAAGACGACCCACTGGTTCTGGGGGACAATCTGGGAATCCTGGCGGGTGTATCGGGATGTACTGTTGGCCGCCTTTCTCATCAATGTTCTTGGGCTTGTCGGGATCTTTTACGTGTTGAATGTGTATGATCGGGTGATTCCAAACAGCGCCTACGAAACACTTTGGGTGCTGTCAGTCGGTGTGACGATCGTGTACATCTTTTCCGTCGTCATGAGGGGGTTACGCAGTCATTTTATTGATGAAGCCGGTAAAAAAACGAACCTGAAACTTTCCTCGATGCTTCTGCAAAAGGTGCTGGATCTGAAAATGGAGGCGCGACCCCAATCCATTGGTTCCTTTACCAACAATTTACAGGAATTCGAAAGCATCCGGGACTTCATTACGTCGTTCTCCATTACGGCCCTCATCGATATTCCTTTCATGCTTCTGGGTCTTCTGGTGGTCTGGTACATCGGAAGTATCCTGGTGCTTCCGTTTTCTGTTGCCATTGTCTGTCTCCTCGCTTATGCTTATTTTGTTCAGAAACCTCTGCAGGATGCAGTGGAAAGGTCCGTCAAAGCCTCGGCGCAGAAGAACGCTATTTTGGTGGAAGGAGTCGCCGGTCTTGAAACAATCAAGATGCTCGGGGCGGAAAGCCAGATTCAGCGTGCATGGGAAGAAGCGGTCAGTTTTATTGCAAAATGGAGCAGTCGTTCCCGCTTTCTTTCTTCATCCGTACAGGATGTGGCTTTCTTTATTCAGAGCACGGTGGTCGTTGTCGTCGTTATCGGTGGCGTCTACATGATAAGCGACGCAAGGCTGACCCAGGGCGGTTTGATTGCTCTGGTCATCCTCTCCCGGCAGGTCTTGGCGCCCATGGCTCAGGTGGTCAATCTCGCCACCCGCTATCACCGCTGCAAGGAAGCCCTCAGAACGCTGGATGACATCATGAAGTTGCCCGTTGAACGTCCCGACGGCAAGAATTTTGTTTTAAGATCCCATTTTGACGGAGCCATCGGCGTTAAAAGCCTTTCTTTTGCCTATCCCAACCAGCTCAACAAGGTTTTGAATAATATCAGCCTCCAGATCAACGCCGGAGAAAAAGTGGGGATCATCGGCCCGGTGGGTTCGGGAAAAACGACACTGGGAAAATTGCTCTTAGGTCTTTTCGAGCCGACGAACGGCATGGTCACGATGGACGGAACGGATATCCGCCAGATCGACCCGGCTGAATTGCGCCACTTCATCGGTTACGTTCCCCAGGATATTGTTTTGTTCAAGGGAACGGTGCGAGATAATGTCACCATGGGAACCCACGACATCGATGATCAGACTGTGCTCCGGGCCGCCGAATTGACGGGTGTTTATAATTTTGTTAAGAATCATCCTCTGGGTTTCGATATGGAGGTACAGGAGTTTGGAAGGGGGCTTTCCGGCGGCCAAAGGCAATGCGTGGTCCTGGCAAGGGCACTCCTGATGGATCCCCCGATTCTTGTTTTGGACGAACCGACCAGCAATATGGACAACCGAAGCGAGATTCGGTTAAAGAACAATTTGTCGAAGATCATTAAAAATAAAACCCTGATCCTGATTACCCATCGGGCATCGCTTCTCGAAATGGTGGATCGCTTGATCGTCATCGACAACGGCACGATTGTGGCTGATGGACCGAAATCATTTGTCATTGAGGCCATGAAGAAAGGCCAACTAAATATTTAG
- a CDS encoding dihydrodipicolinate reductase: MKVGLIGFGRTGRSVATILLESNKTNLQWVIRQSSQLENRSIPEFLGIDSDNPALIYRKDDLPPGELLNRHPVDAIIDFSSEIGLDYYGDEAAKRKITIVSAISHYENIKLKKLEELAKHTVVMHSPNITLGINFIMIAAKILKNIAPHTDIIISEEHFKAKTEISGTAKILARELDVPDEDIKAVRAGGITGVHEILFGFPHQTVRLRHETIAPEAFGNGILFAIENLKDKPRGFYRMEDIFIPYFKLQERKKRKIPEMHRKPWWQFWKN, from the coding sequence TTGAAGGTTGGTCTCATTGGTTTTGGCAGAACAGGACGTTCCGTCGCAACCATTCTGCTCGAGTCAAATAAAACGAACTTGCAGTGGGTCATACGGCAATCGTCCCAACTTGAAAACCGGTCGATACCGGAGTTTCTGGGAATCGACTCGGATAATCCCGCCTTAATTTACAGGAAAGATGATCTTCCCCCAGGGGAACTCCTGAACAGGCATCCTGTTGATGCGATCATCGATTTTTCTTCCGAAATCGGCCTCGATTATTATGGAGATGAGGCGGCAAAGAGAAAGATCACCATTGTCAGCGCCATTTCTCACTACGAGAATATCAAACTGAAAAAACTTGAGGAGCTTGCAAAACATACCGTGGTCATGCACTCGCCAAACATCACCCTGGGCATCAATTTCATCATGATAGCGGCCAAAATATTAAAGAACATAGCCCCCCACACGGATATTATTATATCGGAGGAACATTTCAAGGCCAAAACCGAAATTTCAGGTACTGCCAAAATCCTCGCACGGGAACTGGATGTACCCGATGAAGACATCAAGGCCGTGCGGGCGGGAGGGATTACGGGTGTTCACGAGATCCTCTTCGGTTTTCCTCACCAAACGGTGCGTCTGAGGCATGAAACGATCGCTCCGGAAGCTTTCGGGAACGGCATACTGTTTGCGATTGAAAATTTGAAGGATAAACCCAGGGGGTTCTATCGGATGGAGGACATCTTCATCCCCTACTTCAAGTTGCAGGAAAGGAAAAAAAGGAAAATCCCCGAGATGCACAGAAAGCCATGGTGGCAGTTCTGGAAGAACTAG
- a CDS encoding elongation factor G, producing the protein MPQTTNNIRNIGISAHIDSGKTTLTERILFYTKRIHAIHDVKGKDGVGATMDSMDLEKERGITIASAATYCNWNSHVINIIDTPGHVDFTIEVERSLRVLDGAVLVLCSVGGVQSQSITVDQQMKRYKIPCIAFINKCDRNGANPLRVISQLRTKLGHNAVAMQIPIGLESEFQGVVDLVAMEAIYFDGGRGEVVRRSPIPDALLPMAHEKREALIDAASMFSDELTDAVLEGSDVSTELIMEAVRKGTLERKLTPVFLGSAYKNKGIQPLLDAVSSYLPSPREVINEAIDTEDETRTVVLTGEAGDQLVSLAFKLEDGPYGQLTYIRVYQGTVARGDTIVNTRTRKRVKVGRLVRMHAEQMEDIDSIGAGSIGALFGIECASGDTFVMPGVNLTMLPMFVPDPVISLALKPSDEKAQISMSKALNRFTKEDPTFRTHVDTETNETIIEGMGELHLEIYVERMRREYGAEVTTGSPRVAYRETITRHAEFNYTHRKQTGGAGQFARVAGFLEPYGEGDFLFENKITGGAVPSNYIPACEKGFRQSLEKGPKMGFPVTGLKVSINDGAFHAVDSSEIAFIAAAKGAFREAYAKAAPVIHEPIMKVVIETPSEYQGAVMGLINQRRGIIVGVQDEGVVSEVESQVPLAEMVGFATILRSATQGKAQFTMEFAVYRQVPQSIAEKILEEIALRKESAA; encoded by the coding sequence ATGCCACAAACAACGAACAATATAAGGAATATCGGGATCAGCGCCCATATCGACTCGGGAAAAACGACCCTGACTGAACGCATTCTTTTCTATACGAAACGAATTCACGCGATCCATGACGTGAAGGGGAAGGATGGCGTCGGTGCGACCATGGATTCCATGGATCTTGAGAAGGAACGCGGCATCACCATTGCCTCGGCCGCGACCTATTGCAACTGGAACAGCCATGTCATCAACATCATCGATACCCCCGGCCATGTCGATTTTACGATTGAGGTGGAACGATCCCTTCGGGTCCTCGACGGGGCCGTTCTCGTTCTCTGTTCCGTAGGGGGCGTTCAGTCCCAGTCGATCACGGTGGATCAGCAAATGAAACGTTACAAAATACCCTGCATCGCCTTTATCAACAAGTGTGACCGCAACGGTGCCAACCCCCTGCGTGTCATTTCCCAGTTGAGAACGAAGCTGGGGCACAACGCCGTGGCCATGCAGATCCCCATCGGTCTCGAGAGTGAATTCCAGGGTGTTGTCGATCTGGTTGCCATGGAGGCGATTTATTTTGACGGCGGAAGAGGAGAAGTTGTACGACGGAGCCCCATCCCCGACGCCCTTCTGCCCATGGCCCACGAAAAACGGGAGGCATTGATCGACGCCGCATCCATGTTCTCCGACGAATTGACAGACGCGGTCCTGGAAGGGAGCGATGTTTCCACGGAATTGATCATGGAAGCTGTGCGCAAAGGAACCCTCGAGCGCAAGCTGACCCCGGTGTTTCTCGGATCCGCCTATAAGAACAAGGGGATCCAGCCCCTGTTGGACGCCGTGAGTTCCTATCTGCCGAGCCCAAGGGAAGTGATCAACGAGGCGATCGATACGGAAGATGAGACCCGCACGGTCGTTCTGACCGGTGAGGCGGGCGATCAGCTCGTTTCGCTGGCTTTTAAGCTGGAAGACGGCCCTTACGGGCAGTTGACCTACATCCGGGTTTATCAGGGCACCGTCGCACGGGGCGATACGATTGTCAATACGCGGACACGGAAAAGAGTCAAGGTCGGTCGTCTGGTCCGCATGCACGCCGAACAGATGGAGGACATCGACTCTATTGGCGCCGGTTCCATCGGCGCCCTCTTCGGTATCGAATGCGCCTCGGGCGACACGTTCGTCATGCCGGGGGTGAACCTGACCATGCTTCCCATGTTCGTTCCGGACCCGGTTATCTCCCTGGCCCTCAAACCCAGCGACGAGAAGGCCCAAATCAGTATGTCCAAGGCACTGAACCGTTTCACGAAAGAAGATCCGACGTTTCGTACCCATGTCGATACGGAAACCAACGAGACGATTATCGAGGGAATGGGTGAGCTGCATCTGGAAATATATGTGGAGCGGATGCGTCGCGAATATGGCGCCGAGGTAACGACGGGCAGTCCAAGGGTGGCTTATCGGGAGACGATTACCCGCCATGCCGAGTTCAACTACACCCACCGGAAACAGACCGGCGGAGCCGGCCAGTTTGCCAGGGTTGCCGGTTTTCTGGAGCCCTATGGGGAGGGGGATTTTCTCTTCGAGAATAAAATCACGGGCGGCGCTGTTCCCTCCAACTATATTCCAGCTTGTGAAAAGGGTTTCCGGCAGTCCCTGGAAAAAGGACCGAAAATGGGCTTTCCTGTAACGGGGCTCAAGGTGTCTATAAACGATGGGGCTTTCCATGCCGTCGATTCCTCCGAAATTGCCTTCATCGCCGCGGCAAAGGGTGCTTTTCGGGAAGCCTACGCCAAGGCGGCCCCGGTCATCCATGAACCCATCATGAAGGTGGTCATCGAAACCCCAAGCGAATATCAGGGCGCGGTCATGGGACTTATCAATCAACGGCGGGGGATCATCGTCGGCGTTCAGGACGAAGGCGTCGTGAGCGAGGTCGAATCCCAGGTTCCTTTGGCGGAGATGGTCGGGTTTGCTACCATTTTGCGCTCCGCAACACAGGGTAAGGCCCAATTCACAATGGAATTTGCAGTCTACCGGCAGGTACCCCAATCCATTGCCGAAAAGATCCTTGAAGAGATTGCCTTGCGCAAGGAAAGTGCCGCATAA
- a CDS encoding methyltransferase domain-containing protein, protein MAYFINSTRMYHIRDMNSLGWELTVCNSLYPDRSPCRTVLANRVSYGCHLYDFLRSTLPIANISSVLEIGGGYGYLMHDLLKMNPDFQATMIDISPFLLEEQKKILHGYPVQFQLADIFDIPGDSLRKFDLVILNENIGDFPTGVNIAVSSLMERTGGDTDLQRMRSLFRYYAFPLPERDTFNFNLGAVEVTEKLCKEGIPYIFMSEHSCEATVPDEYRDIIPVSAPGNPERIVLKGHDEYTIKFSLLEIVAAHHGYHVRRGPLADFVRADFSDSLLWLLKRRHSTRHEHEVLRHFVADLFQYEYLLLTRQVG, encoded by the coding sequence ATGGCCTATTTTATCAACTCGACACGGATGTACCACATCCGGGATATGAATTCTCTCGGCTGGGAGTTGACCGTGTGCAACAGCCTTTACCCGGACCGGAGTCCTTGCCGAACCGTTTTGGCCAACCGTGTTTCTTACGGGTGTCATCTATACGATTTTTTGAGGAGCACCCTGCCTATTGCGAATATTTCATCGGTCCTGGAAATAGGGGGCGGCTATGGATACCTCATGCATGACCTGCTCAAAATGAACCCGGATTTTCAGGCGACCATGATTGACATCTCCCCGTTTTTACTGGAAGAACAGAAAAAAATTCTTCACGGCTACCCCGTGCAGTTCCAGCTCGCGGATATATTTGATATTCCCGGGGATAGCCTGCGGAAATTCGACCTGGTGATTCTCAATGAAAATATCGGGGATTTTCCAACAGGAGTGAATATCGCCGTTTCCTCCCTCATGGAACGGACTGGAGGCGACACCGATCTTCAAAGAATGCGTTCTCTTTTCAGGTATTACGCGTTTCCCCTTCCAGAGCGGGATACATTCAACTTCAATCTCGGAGCTGTGGAAGTAACGGAGAAGCTCTGCAAGGAAGGCATTCCTTATATTTTCATGAGCGAACACAGTTGCGAGGCAACGGTTCCGGACGAATACCGGGACATTATACCCGTTTCGGCCCCCGGGAATCCGGAGCGGATTGTTCTCAAAGGGCATGATGAATACACGATCAAGTTCTCCCTCCTGGAAATCGTGGCCGCCCATCACGGCTATCACGTCCGCAGGGGCCCCCTGGCGGATTTCGTGAGGGCCGATTTCAGCGATTCCCTTCTGTGGCTGCTTAAGCGTCGCCATTCCACCAGGCACGAGCACGAGGTTCTTCGACATTTCGTCGCGGATCTCTTCCAATACGAATACCTCCTCCTGACGAGGCAGGTGGGTTGA
- the hisF gene encoding imidazole glycerol phosphate synthase subunit HisF: MEPIKLMPCLDIKNGRVVKGVHFADIKDAGDPVGNAAFYQEEGADELAMLDIAAATENRKTHLEWVKQVSFVLRIPLTVGGGINELNDIEQVLSAGAARVSMNTAAVINPELVLEGAKRFGAEKITVAIDARRNAGMPSGFELVISGGTKPVGEDAVEWAKRCQELGAGLILPTSMDGDGTLGGYDIRFIKAVSEAVSVPVVASGGAGKLEHFYDAVVKGGARILLAASVFHYRTFRIREVKEYLSERGVPVHL; the protein is encoded by the coding sequence ATGGAACCGATAAAACTGATGCCCTGTCTGGATATCAAAAACGGTCGTGTCGTCAAAGGCGTTCATTTCGCCGATATCAAAGACGCGGGAGATCCTGTAGGGAACGCCGCGTTTTACCAGGAAGAAGGGGCTGATGAGCTGGCCATGCTCGACATCGCCGCTGCGACGGAGAACCGTAAAACGCATCTCGAATGGGTCAAGCAGGTGTCCTTCGTCTTGAGGATCCCCCTGACCGTGGGCGGAGGCATCAACGAATTGAACGACATCGAACAGGTGCTGAGTGCGGGAGCCGCCAGAGTTTCGATGAACACGGCGGCGGTCATCAACCCGGAGTTGGTTTTGGAGGGGGCGAAACGATTCGGGGCGGAAAAAATCACCGTAGCCATTGATGCCAGGAGGAATGCGGGGATGCCGTCAGGTTTCGAACTGGTCATTTCCGGTGGAACGAAACCCGTCGGGGAGGACGCCGTCGAATGGGCAAAGCGCTGTCAGGAACTTGGGGCGGGGTTGATACTTCCGACGAGCATGGACGGCGACGGGACCCTGGGCGGTTATGACATCCGTTTCATCAAAGCCGTTTCGGAAGCCGTGTCTGTACCGGTTGTGGCGTCCGGTGGCGCAGGGAAACTGGAACATTTTTATGACGCCGTTGTCAAAGGGGGTGCCCGAATACTTCTGGCCGCATCGGTTTTTCACTACAGAACGTTTCGTATTCGTGAGGTCAAGGAATACCTGAGTGAAAGAGGGGTTCCCGTACACTTATAA
- a CDS encoding HlyD family type I secretion periplasmic adaptor subunit — translation MPEDVPDYITDIRHAIMAQSPRGGRLILYATTLLFVIFLIWAGLSEVEESTRGEGKVIPSGHIQVVQNLEGGIIAEILVNVGELVEKDQLLLRIDETRFASSFQENRAKYLADKAKAARLEAEASGTPFRVPEEVLKEKPEIAALEQELYQSRMFELQSSLSIKKQQAHQRKIELQELRSKQEELIRTNALLQQELRMTKPLVAKGAVSDVEILRLEREVSQKEGEIVSIRHEIPRAQSKYQEAMMAIQELNLNYSNKSKAELNEVLAQVDESSSTSLALKDRLERTAVRSPVNGTVNRLLVTTIGGVVQPGMDLVEIVPREGSLLIEAQIKPSDIAFLRPGQDANIKFTAYDYTIYGSLPAKLEHISADSITDERGNSFYLVRLRTKKNFLGTTQHQLPIIPGMVSTVDILTGKKTILSYILKPVLRAKSSALRER, via the coding sequence ATGCCTGAGGATGTGCCCGATTACATCACCGACATCCGGCATGCAATCATGGCTCAGTCACCACGCGGAGGCCGTTTGATTCTATACGCCACCACGCTTCTGTTTGTGATTTTTTTGATCTGGGCGGGATTGTCCGAAGTGGAGGAATCAACGCGCGGGGAAGGGAAGGTGATTCCTTCCGGCCATATCCAGGTCGTACAGAATCTCGAAGGTGGAATCATCGCGGAAATTCTGGTCAACGTGGGGGAGCTGGTCGAAAAGGACCAGCTTCTCCTGAGAATCGATGAAACCCGTTTCGCCTCGTCCTTTCAGGAAAACCGTGCCAAATATCTGGCCGATAAAGCGAAAGCGGCGCGTTTGGAGGCGGAGGCTTCGGGAACGCCGTTTCGTGTGCCGGAAGAGGTTCTGAAGGAAAAACCTGAAATAGCGGCTTTGGAACAGGAACTTTATCAATCCAGAATGTTCGAGCTTCAGTCCAGTTTGAGCATCAAGAAACAGCAGGCCCACCAGCGAAAGATCGAGTTACAGGAACTGAGAAGCAAACAGGAGGAACTGATACGTACAAACGCCCTGCTGCAACAGGAGTTGAGGATGACCAAACCGTTGGTTGCGAAAGGCGCCGTGTCAGATGTGGAAATCCTGCGGCTCGAACGGGAGGTCAGCCAGAAGGAAGGAGAAATTGTCTCTATTCGCCATGAAATCCCAAGGGCCCAATCGAAATACCAGGAGGCCATGATGGCCATCCAGGAATTGAATCTGAACTATTCGAACAAATCCAAGGCTGAACTAAACGAAGTGCTGGCGCAGGTCGATGAATCCTCCAGCACCTCCCTGGCCCTGAAGGATCGCCTGGAACGCACGGCGGTGCGCTCTCCCGTGAACGGTACCGTGAATCGTCTTTTGGTCACTACAATCGGGGGGGTCGTGCAGCCGGGCATGGACCTTGTCGAAATTGTACCTCGGGAAGGCAGCCTTCTGATCGAAGCCCAGATCAAACCTTCAGATATCGCTTTCCTCCGGCCCGGCCAAGATGCTAATATCAAATTCACGGCGTACGATTATACGATTTACGGCAGTCTGCCGGCCAAACTGGAACATATCAGCGCAGACAGCATTACCGACGAGAGGGGAAACAGCTTTTATCTGGTCAGGCTTCGGACAAAAAAGAACTTCCTCGGCACCACCCAGCATCAATTGCCGATCATTCCCGGCATGGTTTCAACCGTGGATATTTTGACCGGCAAGAAGACCATCCTTTCCTATATTCTAAAACCGGTTTTAAGAGCAAAGTCCTCGGCATTAAGGGAGAGATAA
- a CDS encoding response regulator transcription factor, which yields MANILLGASNRALIKRWLGLLPKNTKTDTAMTLSEFLQKCVSKNHDLVIVHRSFIDVKAFMELKKLTPMLKYFLLSDEPNEEEGLAFLKLGIVGYGNTYISPNRMADAIRVVSGGGVWLGQKVIQFLIQETYNRTKRGSSEKKERTSLDGLTRAEWRIAEMVAMGRSNLEIAADLGITERTVKAHLTSIYEKTKTGSRLNLALLINKLE from the coding sequence ATGGCGAACATTCTGCTCGGAGCTTCAAACAGGGCTCTTATCAAGCGCTGGCTCGGATTATTACCGAAAAATACAAAAACCGACACGGCCATGACCCTGTCGGAGTTCCTGCAAAAATGTGTTTCGAAAAACCACGATCTGGTCATCGTCCATCGTTCGTTCATCGATGTGAAGGCATTCATGGAACTCAAAAAACTCACCCCCATGCTCAAATATTTTCTTCTTTCGGATGAACCCAACGAAGAGGAAGGGCTTGCCTTTCTGAAACTGGGCATCGTCGGATACGGCAATACATATATTTCTCCGAACCGCATGGCGGATGCCATCCGCGTTGTGTCCGGCGGCGGTGTCTGGCTGGGGCAGAAAGTCATTCAGTTTCTGATCCAGGAGACCTATAACCGGACAAAGAGAGGATCCTCCGAAAAAAAAGAAAGGACCTCTCTGGATGGCTTGACCAGAGCGGAGTGGCGCATCGCCGAAATGGTTGCCATGGGACGCTCCAACCTGGAAATTGCAGCGGATCTCGGGATCACCGAACGGACGGTCAAGGCCCACCTGACCTCAATCTACGAGAAAACAAAAACAGGGAGCCGCCTGAATCTGGCCCTGTTGATCAATAAGCTGGAATAA
- a CDS encoding YkgJ family cysteine cluster protein: MVDFIAYVTEKDMARWRREGRKDILDIIDHEKAFWAGDHLISDVDGRYLNRCPFLTWEGTVHSCAIHETRPDVCRNYEPGSSEICSQFKD, encoded by the coding sequence ATGGTCGATTTTATCGCCTACGTGACGGAGAAAGATATGGCACGCTGGCGGCGGGAAGGACGAAAGGACATCCTGGACATTATCGATCATGAAAAGGCATTCTGGGCTGGAGACCACCTGATTTCCGATGTGGACGGGCGTTACCTGAACCGATGCCCGTTCCTTACCTGGGAAGGCACGGTTCATTCCTGTGCGATTCATGAAACCAGGCCCGATGTGTGCCGGAATTATGAGCCGGGATCTTCGGAAATCTGTTCCCAGTTCAAGGACTGA
- the pckA gene encoding phosphoenolpyruvate carboxykinase (ATP), which produces MSNQSMIESHYGLDMHGIHNLNTIYWNLPTPRLYEEVIHRREGRVAHIGPLVIRTGHHTGRSPQDKFIVREPTNEGKIWWGEANRPMSPQHFETLRLRMLAYLQGKDVYVQDCFAGAAMEHRIPIRVITETAWHNLFARNLFIQAQREELTNHVPDFTLLHAPNFHAIPQIDGTRSEVFIVINFAERLVLIGGTHYAGEMKKSIFSVLNYILPQKNILSMHCSASMTRTGDVAVFFGLSGTGKTTLSTDATRVLIGDDEHGWSEEGIFNLEGGCYAKIIRISAEAEPEIYETTRKFATILENVGFDSTTCRIDLDDDTLTENTRAAYPISHIPTATRKGIGGHPKDIIMLTADAFGVLPPISKLTPEQAEYHFLSGYTARVAGTEKGVTEPEATFSSCFGAPFLALSPLVYAQLFREKINRHNVRLWLINTGWTGGPYGIGSRFRIQDTRTMVHAALNGLLDDVPFRNDPFFGIAVPTTCPGVADDVLDPRANWANPEAYDAQASKLAWLFKENFRKYADAVPPGILAAGPTV; this is translated from the coding sequence ATGAGCAACCAGAGTATGATCGAAAGTCATTACGGTCTTGACATGCACGGTATTCATAACCTGAACACCATCTACTGGAATTTGCCCACCCCCCGACTTTATGAAGAGGTAATCCACCGTCGGGAAGGGAGGGTTGCCCATATCGGTCCCCTGGTCATTCGTACGGGACACCACACCGGACGCTCTCCCCAGGATAAATTCATCGTCCGCGAACCGACGAACGAAGGAAAAATCTGGTGGGGGGAAGCAAACCGCCCCATGTCTCCCCAGCACTTCGAGACCCTGCGCCTGCGCATGCTGGCCTATCTTCAGGGTAAAGACGTCTATGTTCAGGATTGTTTCGCCGGTGCGGCAATGGAGCATCGCATCCCCATCCGGGTCATTACGGAAACGGCCTGGCATAATCTGTTCGCACGGAATCTTTTTATTCAGGCCCAGAGGGAGGAACTCACGAACCATGTCCCTGATTTTACCCTGCTCCATGCGCCGAATTTCCACGCCATTCCTCAAATAGACGGCACCCGTTCCGAAGTTTTTATCGTCATCAACTTTGCCGAGCGCCTGGTCCTCATCGGGGGTACCCATTACGCCGGTGAAATGAAGAAATCCATTTTTTCGGTCCTCAACTATATTCTGCCTCAAAAGAACATTCTCTCCATGCATTGCTCCGCCAGTATGACCAGGACAGGGGATGTGGCCGTCTTTTTCGGGCTTTCAGGAACGGGCAAGACAACCCTGTCCACGGACGCCACCCGTGTTCTCATCGGAGACGATGAGCACGGCTGGAGTGAAGAGGGAATCTTCAACCTGGAAGGAGGATGTTATGCGAAAATTATCCGTATTTCCGCCGAAGCGGAGCCGGAAATTTATGAGACGACAAGGAAATTCGCCACAATTCTGGAAAATGTGGGATTCGACAGCACGACATGTCGTATCGATCTCGACGATGACACCCTGACGGAAAACACCCGGGCCGCCTATCCCATCAGCCATATTCCCACAGCAACACGGAAGGGTATAGGGGGGCATCCGAAAGACATCATCATGCTGACGGCGGATGCTTTCGGGGTCCTTCCTCCGATTTCAAAGCTTACTCCGGAGCAGGCAGAGTATCATTTCCTTTCAGGCTATACCGCCAGGGTGGCGGGAACGGAGAAGGGAGTGACCGAACCCGAAGCAACTTTCAGTTCCTGTTTCGGCGCGCCTTTCCTGGCTCTTTCGCCACTCGTCTATGCCCAACTCTTTCGGGAAAAGATCAACCGGCACAATGTTCGCCTTTGGCTGATCAACACGGGATGGACCGGCGGGCCCTACGGCATAGGGAGCAGGTTCCGGATCCAGGATACGCGAACCATGGTTCACGCCGCCCTCAACGGTTTGCTGGATGACGTCCCTTTCCGAAATGACCCGTTTTTTGGCATCGCTGTACCGACAACCTGCCCCGGTGTGGCGGACGACGTACTCGATCCGCGGGCGAATTGGGCAAATCCGGAAGCCTATGATGCCCAGGCGAGCAAATTGGCCTGGCTGTTCAAAGAAAACTTCAGAAAATATGCGGATGCGGTTCCCCCGGGAATTCTCGCTGCGGGTCCGACGGTTTGA